Genomic DNA from Xiphophorus couchianus chromosome 12, X_couchianus-1.0, whole genome shotgun sequence:
CTTAATTTAATtaggaaaacatttgattttccTAGTGTagtttttgaaatatatattacCTTGCCATGACAAATATGTATACTtaggaaaaaagtaaatgtcacaaaaaattattttatgtttagttgccgcaacattatttttcatccTTATGAATCAGTCAGAAGGTAAAGGTCACATAATGAGCTGCAGTAACAACGcagaaaaagtgtgaaatagtaaaatactgaaattatacatggttttaataaatgtgaattttaaataattaatttcaatttatCTATTTAAATGCAATATTACATTGTGATTTGTTTGGCTCTTCATATTCTTGCACCAAGttgcaaactgaaataaaatatataacaaaaaaatttgttGTTGCTAGGTCTGTTTGATTTGCTCCAAATCACTCTTTTTTATTGacaatttacagaaaatatatcacagaataaatatatattttcagtaGGAGTGAAACTATACACACTCATGTTCGATTTACAATTTGCAGATGGGGTGATTGGATGAATACAGACCGttaagttcatttttttaaacaatatattcACATTATAAAACATGTTGACCTTCTGTTTGCCCACATGGAGAATTTTACACGATGCTGAAACAGGAGGTCAGATTTTAAACAGCTGCTGTAAGACgagaataaaaacctttaaaagtcaaagtgGATCAGTGCTtagaaaacattcattaaacacgataaaaatgtaaaaagcttaCATTCCTAGAAGCTAGGTGACGGCAGCCTCAGTTGCATGTATTAAGGTGCGGCGAGGCCCGGCTCCGCTTTGAGGCAGCTAACGTCGAACAGCATAAATATGATTCAACAGACAGAGATTTACAGAGGCGTAGGAAACAGAGGTCTGCTCTGAGTCTTTTACTTCTCCAGGAACCACGGCTGGACAGTTCAGCGCGAGTacaatttgttaattttgtccTGGTACATTTTCGCCACAATGGGCCGCCTCAGTTTCATGGTGGGTCCTGcacagaaagaagagaaaagaaaagaacggTTGACTGAACAACAGCGACTCAGTTTCTGTTTGGAGCGTAACTTCTGGAGTTCAGAAACAAACCATAAAATCCTCAGAGATGAAATCTGACCTGCAGTTAATCcgttaatcgcatgataaattaaaatgagctccatcatttccattctgatgattaatattgttttgtttacacagaCCTCATAATACGTTTTTTAATGGATTTGggtgtgttatttttatttatttattgatttttatacatctaaaatgtcttccagttccagtttaAGCTGGAACTGGTCTTTGAAAAAGCAAACTTGCACTATTCTaacattatcaatatattacgtgaaaattgtctcagaacgagaatattattgtttatcttaGTAATTTCTGAAACAATTTGTCGTCcagtaaaatgtattattgatTTTAACTGCGATAATTaaaaattgaatattttctcaaaaacaaaagagaataaaaaaacaaaagtattttctgaCCCAGTTCTCCTCCGTTGACAGAGAAATCTTTCTCCAGTAGGATCCACTTCTGGATCTTCTGAGCGTTGGACGTGGATCTTTTGTTGAATTGGTTGATGCCTTCCTGAATGACTTTGTAGAGCGCCGGCTCCTTATTGGCTATGACCTCTGACACCTTGGTGGTCCTGACGTTGAGCTTCCGACAGAAGTCCAGCACCTCGGGGCTCAGGGTGTCTGTGGGGTTGCCCTCGTTGTCCACTACGCACTGCGGATGCAACAACATCGGTCACACCTGTTCACTGATGCGGCGGTTGGAGGTTAGCAGAGGCGAGGAGTTTGTTACTTTGAGCGTGAGCAGCATGCAGAGGAACTTCTGCTTGTCTCCGATCAGCATGGCGTTGCTGATGATGGGAAGCTCGAGCTTCACGGCGTCCTCGATGGGGACGGGGGGGATGTTCTCGCCGCCGGCGGTGATGATGatctctgcagaaaaaaaaagacattctgcTTAAAATTCTGTATAAATTCCTTTCCGTAAATTAtccttaaaacaaataaagatggAAGAAATGTCCAAATGTCTGAAGAAATATTTCCCAAAAATGTTGTGGCAACCGAGATTTAAATTTTagagaataaaaaattaagagaaaaaaaacagaattaattaTTCTGGTTTAGCAAAAGAGTAACAAAGAAAGTGTTATAGAAATGCAAAATCATGGTTTCAGcagttgtgctttctttcttcttttttttttaacaaatccaaacatcacatttttactACTAGAGCTCTAGATTCAGTTAAAGatgcagatttatgtttttcagagAACATTTCATGAGCAATAAAGGCAAAGCAAAgatgtttacataaaataaaaacatacaacaaaaaaatatttcacagagacaaaaaagagaaactaaataCGGAgctaaaagaggaaaagaaaggtGTCAATAAAATGCTGCATCTAATGTAATGGAAATAACATcacaataaaagataaataaataaatacatggaaactaaaatttacatttcattcaaacagatatatataaaaaataatatttacaaaaatatataagcATAGTAAATAcagttctaaaaaaataaagaccaaACATAAAGTggaataaatgttcaaaataattTAGGATAAAAGTAAACTGTCTTATTTACTGCCAGCTGAAACCAGGGAATAGAAAAGATCTCTGCTGAGTTCTCAGGTAATAATCCAGGTTATTCACTTATTTAAATGGAAGTAACTTTAACCTAAGTAGTAATAAATGTCTCCTATTGTTataattgtttgtgtttttgcgtctcagtcctgatctgtttgtGCTAAGAGGCTGAACCGGATTAAGATCTAAATGTGAATGAAAGATTGTATCAGATAACAGCAGCTTTTTAAGTTCGATGTGTAAAATGACCTTTTTGTACcgaaagtactttttaaatgaaggtttGTGTTGTGTGGTCACTTAAAAAGATTGAATGGATTCAATGGATCTACAGATGATTGTGAACGTACAACAATAAACTTTACTGATGTAAAACCTTCTAGTAAAAGATCTTTGGAAGTGTTTTATataaagatcagaaaaaaatcaacttttacaATCACTGCTCTAGGCCAAAACTGTgttaaagttttcagttttgttccCAGGTTAAGAATGTTACCTTTTATTCTGCCTGTGATGTAGAGGAAGTTGTCCTCGTCGTGTTTGCCCACGTCTCCAGAGTGCAGCCAGCCTTGCTCGTCCAGCGCCTCGGTCGTTTTATCGGGCATGTTCAGGTAGCCCATGAAGACGTGGCGGCCCCAGAAACAGACCTCTCCGTTCCCGTCCGCGTCGGGGTTCTCCAGCTTCGTTTTGCAGCCCGGCATCACCTTCCCAACGCTGCAGAGGGAAACCACAAAGATGAGCTCAGTGCTTTCAGTGTCCTGGTTTGTAAGCCGTCATGTTGatggtttggttttctttaaattctcctcagcagaaacagacagagACTACAACTTGGacaagaaaatccagaaattaaTCTGACTGGCATTCATTTGGATTCTATTTTCTTATACCGAACACAatcttatttacattttatttattctttttcacTTACAGGAAGAATCGGCGTTGTTGCAACATGGAACAGACAACTTTAAGCTATAGGCAGAAAACAGATGTGTGTGGCtccaattcttgtttttatttttaaagaaactgatcaAATGCATCTTTAGAGAAGCCAAACTGATACAACACATTTAACATTGTAAATGTATGcaaaacactaaatgtttcaCTCAAAGCAATAAGTCCCATAATGCATTGCTGCTGACCTTCCAATGCGATACTCGTGGATGGAGACGGTGTGCGGGCCGGAGCTCTCGCTCATGCCGTACAGCTCCTTCACCGGGATGCTGAGGCTCATGAAGTAGTCCAGAGTATCTTTGGTGATGGGAGCGGCTCCAGTGCAGGTCAGCTTGCAGCGGTCCAAACCCAGCTCACTACGAACCTTCTTAAACACCAGATTGTTGGCCAGCATGAAGCCCCACGGCACCTCGTTCTCCCTGCAGCCAAGCAGACGCAGAGTGTTCCAATGAGCCGCCGTGTTCAGATCTACTCATGTTTGATAACATCGGTAACTTTATAAATATGTGACTTTTCTATGAACTAAATCATTTTTAGCTCAGACCTCCTGCCTCATGTAGAACATCTCATGGTTAAAAACTCATGATAAAACACATCATAACAATCCTTGCACATAAcacagttttaaagtccctacactggctccctgtagctcaaagaatagactttaaaatactgttgttagtttataaatcactgaacggcttagcaccacaatacattaaagatctgctgttgttgtatcaaccttccagacctttCAGGTCGTCCGGTTCtggcctgctctgcatccccagaaccagaaccaaacgaggagaatcagctttcagcatctatgcaccacaaatttggaacaaacttccagaaaactgtaaaacagctgaaacactgactttctttaaatcttgactaaaaccccacctgcttaggattgtatttgaaatgtaatcaatttcaaatttattgatggaactttacttaatgtcgtgttttgattgttgattctatattgcattgtgtttctgtgtttgatatgatgtaaagcactttgaaatgccttgctgctgaaatgtgctagacaaataaaatttgattgatatctgtctgatgacatcacaaagGGAACAAAGCAACAGACATGAGTGATTTCCaatgtataaatatgtatttttcctctttatttgcGTTTTTAATCAGATTCCTGCTCTAAaagttgtttagtttatttctgattggctgtagcAACACCTTGATCTGTTCTTTCAAACACAGCAGGAAAATCTTGGCAACAAAAAGACACTCAAAGGTTGTTTAGAAGAAGATCACAATACTCTCAATTgaactttcactttttttctcttttccatatAATAACAAATTAAAGCTTAATCTGAAAACTGCACAGGCGTGATagtaaaattagtttgataatctgaaacacttaagagtttaaaaatcaaaaacagaagaaatctgtgaaGGGTAAATAGTTTTTCCAAGGACTCTGTGATTGTTAGTTCAGAGACAAACACAGCATATGTTGCTATCTTTACATAAAAACTGTGTTTCTCCTCAAACTGTGCTTGAAGCCGACTCACCCGTTCATGGCGCTGTAGCTGTACTGCAGGCCGATGGCCTTGGCCCAGTCCGCCACCCTCTTCCTCAGCGCGGAGCCCTTGGCGCCAACAGCTTTCATGCTCTCCTGGATCTTCTCCCAAACCCGAGGAACGCCCAGGAAGCCGGTCGGATGCACCTCTTTCAGCGTGTTCACCAAAGATCCCTGAAAACAGGAACAACGGTAGACAATATTAACACCCGGAACCAGCGTTGGTGCTAACAAACCGATGCTAGCTCAACCTTCAGGGCGTCCGGCTCTGCAAAATGGGCGGTGGCTACGAGACTCATGGAGCACCAAATGTCCATCATCTGAGCTGCGATGTGGCTGAGCGGCAGGTAACTGACCAGCACTTCCTCGCAGCAGTGTGGGTTTATTATCTTGGACACGGTGCGGGCCGTCCACGTGATCTGACCGGGGAAAAGACGAGGCAGCCTTGAAGTTTGATCAAAAAAACAGGTGAAAACTGAGCAGGAAAAGGAAACTACAGTCTGTCTTACTGGTGGCGTTCAATTGATGCAACCTTTAAATTCATCACATCTATCCCACTTATGTCCTGTACAGAAgttataaatatcaaatatgtttGATCAAAGAACCCTCGGTATTCTTCTGCTTGATTCTTAAATAATCTGTAGTTGAATATTTCACTCTTCTTCCTTCATCCATTGCAGGGTAAACCTGAACATTAAAACTTTAGGTTGAGCTTAACTTGTTTTTGGTTCTAACATCAGTTCAGGTTTTGTCTGGACTGaactgttgaaaaaaataaaacactgtttaaaaatgtctgtcctGCTGATTTCAGGtttgatctgaaaaaaaaaataaaatagagaatCAGAGTCCAGGCAACGAATGGAACAAAGAAAGAGCGAGTCGTTAGCGTCTGTCATCCCCATCAGCAGCTGTAGcgaatcaaaacaaacagactgaTTCCAGTTTCCTGTAAACTGATTGGTGCGTCTGTGCTGTCAAGCATGGCGCTGTGGGAGTGATGATGAGGGCTTGTTCTGACAACACAACACATGGCACCTGGGATCTGCGACATGTAACTGACTGATCCCATGAAGCTTGTAGTTGCTAATAAAACTACTAACCCACCAGTGTCTTCAAGATTattgtcaaataaaacaaattttctttcttcactaAACTGATCAAATGAATTCTCTGAATAAATCAGACCTGAACCAAACTTTTTCGTCTTTTGCGGTGCTGCTGAAGAGTGGACTCACATTGTCGTGGCTCAGCATGACGCCTTTGGGGTTTCCGGTGGTGCCGGAGGTGTAGATGAGGCTGCAGCACTCGTTGGGCCGCAGACTCTCGATCACAGCGTTCAGCTTCTTGTTGGGAATGTTCTCTCCAAGCTTCATAAACTGGTCCCactgcaggaagaaaaaggtttaaataaaactgggacAAACAAAAGCTACAgctgtgttgttgtttattaTGATCAGTCACCCTGAAAGGCaataattctaaaataaaaagatgatgTTGTCATAGAAAATATGTTACCAGACGTCCTAAAGACCATGTGATGTTTCTAATTGATCAATGAGTTTGATTGTTGACATACTGTGTAGAGGAACTCTGCTTTCTGCTCCAGTTCACCTTCATACTGGACAATAGCTTTCAGATGAGGTAACTGACTTTTGACCTGCAGGAAGAGACAAACATCAGGTTAAGTAGTTACTCATAAGTCTGCCAGAGCTCTGAAAATAGCACACTGAGGGTTTAGATGCTGCGCTGAACCGTCTGACCTTCAGGATCTTTTCGAGCTGGTACTGGTTCTCCACTACCAGGACGTTTGCCTCGCAGTTAGAGGCTACGTAGTGACAGGCTTCCGCAGAGTTGGTCGTGTAAATACCGGCAGCCAGACCCCTGTGGCATAAAAACTCAATGAAACCAAACAATGACCACTGTTAATCATTTCCTGCTTGTAAATAATCTACTGTTTGTGGCTAATTTATTAAGTTTCCCCAAACAGAGATTTGTGAGTTAAGCTACTCTGTTAAATTTTAACCTTTTATGTACATTTCCTAAAGTTTGGGTTCAGTTGAAGAAAGCATAATATCTTCCTTAAAGgcttatttatgtatttaaaatttattttcccctttatgaaaatgaagaggattaatttatgaataaatttataaataaatgcatttatttgtttatttttgacaaataaataaacttggaGATCAAAAGTATGTCAGCGGAATAAAAGGTAAACCCGAAGAGATGCGAGTTATCTGAGTACCTGTCAGGTAACAAGGAGGAAATCGTGCAGCTCTTTCTACTCCAGACAGAAACTAATTTTAGAAACAAGAGGTATTCAGAAAATCGAACTTTTAGCAAGAAGCTATTTGATGACGTTTGAAGTTGGCTGCAATCCATCATCAGCAGGTGAATGTGTGCATTCACATGAAATCACATGATTTCATACAAGGAGTATTTCAGTGTCTTAATAAATCACTATGTTAGTCTGATGTCACTTCATTTCATAATATAATGTTAAAGTACTTGAGTTCTAAAACACGACACCAAATCACAAAGGATTGTGTATTTTTCAAGAAACATTAATGCCTAAAGTAATAAGAAACTAACAAACTGTTAATTTATAAACAGAGGTAAACTGGTTTTTATGGCTGTAACATCCATACATTTACTGTTTACTTAACTTACAGTTTTTTGTGCGCTGTTTTACGTTTTCTAGAGGGCAGAGGAAACACCAAAGTTCCTATGAACTCATTATATTTCAGATTCTTGGCAAACGGGTCAAACCAGTTCGAGGAAAGACGGAAACAGACGGAGTGAAGTGAGAAAGCCTTAAAAACCTGGACAATAAGACTTTGCCGGGACTGTTGTCGAGGCGCTTATGTGTGATCTCACCCTGCTAAGATGCAGCCGATGTCCGAGATGAACCACTCAGGAGAGTTGAATCCCAGAATGCCGACTCCATGGAAACGCTCCAACCCGAGCTGTGAAGAGAAAGAACAATCCGCCGTAATAACGCCGTGCCGGCGCCGTGCCTTTTTGACCTACATCGGGTTTTCAGGGCAGTGAAACACGAGACATGACCGAAGCTGCGGATTTCACACGCCCAAGTTTTGGTTTTCAGTGGGACATTTTCACCACAGATCAGACACTAATTTCTAGATTACACTTAAACTTGCTCAAATTCTcatgaaaatctaaaacattgtttttataactAGTGGATATAATACATAATACACAGGCAGAAATAACAGATCATCTTGAAGCGACTTCTTCATATTTTGCATCATTTAAACTGTGAATATTCACTTTGGAGTAATAATGTTTAGATGGGTGGCGTACAAAGCTGCGTATTAAACTTTCCTCTTTTAGAATAATGCTGGAAACAACTGAAGACAGATGTATCACTCAATAGGTTTTAGACATTGATTAAGTCTCTTAATTGGAATACATTTTTGGAAACGACATGTTGATTTTTACCTTAAACGTAGAATAATATAGACTAAGTCTATGGGCTATTGGGTTCCGaatgtgtcaaaaatatttggacATCTTCGTATGTGCAGGCATcatgtaaaatgttcatttggGTAAATCTCTGTGGCTGCCAACAGTCCTGCAGTGAAGAAAACTGATTTGGCTGGTAAATTTCCACATAGGCGATAAATGGACAAAACAATTAATATCCTCAGTTCTACAAGTCAGAAACAGACATCACATGAGGAAACAGTCCAACACTACGATTTAACAGCTCAtcaggaaaacataaaattaccGAAAGtgtaacagtattttttttcagacaacaTTGCAGTTAAGAGTACATACAGTCCCCTTGAAAAGTAATTAAACCTTGTgcaagttaaaacatttttttacaaatgatatTCTGAAAAACGggtgtgttttttatattttttatcacCTTCCTTACTCTAAtgccataaataaaatccagtgcaaccaattctcttcaaactatttatttgtAAACGGAGCTCATCTGTCAGGAATTtaaggagctgcagaaattaaCAGCTGCTGTTAGTCATGGACTCCACAGATTTAGTCTTTATAGAGGAATCTATTGctgaaagaaagtcataaaaaagtTTCCCTTTTCCCATTCCCATGGTCAAACATAGTGGTGGGAGTATCACACAGTGGAGATGCTTCATTCTAGAGGAAGGTGGCGACTTGTAATACTGTAGTTGATGAgaggaattatgaaaataaatgcaggcCTATCCCAGAAAAATTTTTGAAACATAGAGGCTGAAACATAGTTGAGATAATGACTGCTGATAAGCATCCAGTGACAAAATGGCATGGTTTAGAACAGtagaatggctcagtcaaagtccagatttagATCTAATCTGAAGATCTGTTTTAAGATTTGGTATCTGATGTTCACATTCTCTGTCCAATCTGATTGAAGCTCACTTATCAGGCGATATCTTGGTTTATTGGTCAAACCAAACCTCAGAAACTAGTTTGATTCTTCCATCTCATTGAAGGGCCATTCTGAATtaatctaaatttatttttttcagttgagACATATTTATAAGTATGAAATAATTCCATGTCATGTCATCTTGACTATTGTTACAAGGGACTGGTTACAAAGTATACCATACAAATTTTAATAACTGACATCCAATTATTATGTAGTTGCTGTTACTCACATAAAATAACAACTAAATGCATAAAAGTCTGTTTGCAACGtggcaaaatctgaaaaatgtcagattttatgaATAGGAGTAAATACTTTTGGCACAATTGGAACTCCATAGCTATGCATTGTGGAGGAATAAAAGGCTTTGCTGTGTATTGTGAactgaaaacagataaaactgtTATTAATTtagcagtaaaatcagaaaacactTTCCGAAGCACAGACTCTTAGAAAGCACCAACCTTGAGGAAGCTCTTGGCCGCTGTACGACATTGTTCGTAGTACTGCCTCCAGGTCAGAGTCATCGTCTGGCCATTTTTCTTGAAAACCAAAGCCGGATGATCCCCGTAGCTCTCCACCGCCTCCAGGAACAACTGGTGAATGGTGATGGGAATCTCCGAGCCCGGACCCGAGCCCTCCATCCTCAGCCTGACCGGCTGGTTTCTCTCCGAGGTAAACAGCATCTCAGTGGGGGCCAACATGGTCACCAATTCCGCTGACATCAAGGTAACCGACTTTTTCCGCTCTGCATTGGGACAACAGATGCAGAAGCTTTTACCTGCCATTTGAAAACAAGACGAGGAGGCGAGCTCGAGGTTCAGGAGAAGACTAAGGTGAGtgagaggagagaaaacatCCCAGCAGGAGAGTCACGCCTACTGTGTCAGCGTCGCGTTAGCCGGCATAAGAGAGGAAGTAGGTTGTTATCTGATCCTGAGCAGGTGGCTGAGGAATGTACTGACACACTCACCTACCAGGTTTGGTTTGAGGACACAACATCGATCTGCTGCACCCTCTTCTGATGAGTACAGAAGATTGAGACTCAATCTGTTATTTCTCATTGGATTTAGTTTCACtaccttcagtttttaaataaaatcagagaaaagatCTGTTTTGAGAAGTTTGACTGCTGAGCATGATACCACTCCTAgatgtgtttaaaaattatactttgccttacagcatttttataatactTCAGTTCTTGTTTATATACAGTGTgttaattttactgttttaactGGAAATTCATGCCTgtaatgaaactaaaacttaTATTATACAGCTccataaaatgactaaaatctaTCCAATCTAAGGGAAACTACCTTAACTACCTTTCTTGAAACTGTGTCTATGTTGATTCCAAGTGATCAAAATTGTCACAAACAACCTTTGAATGTATCAAACAGGAAGATCTTTAAGACATTCCTCTCTGCTTTGTAATAAAATGAGATATTTAAAGAAGACAGAATGCTGTGGAAAATCCCTGACAGGGTGAATTTATCTGTTtattcactttaatcaaaccagaactcattttcatatttgtctcTAACTTTATACGATTTTTAAGACTGCTTAACctttaatttttcaatatttttatttgacaaataaagCCCTAAAAAGGAAAAcccatgaaaatgaaaattaactGTTTAAAAGTAATGTATTCATGATTTCAATCCCATCACAATGTTTGCATTAATCATTtaagaaattgatttttaacTAAGATTCTTtcagtgttttgatttttaggtatttatttacattttggggGATATACAGTGTATTTCAGATGCTGCAATAGCCATGAATGCCATGTTATTCAGAACATACATGTGGATCATGTGAAGTCACATGTGAAGTCACATCAACAAGTTTCTGCCATGATGCCTGTAGGATATTTGACCACTCTTCTCAGATCATTCTAACTGTTTGGTTTCCTGGCACAGACCCAAACCTTACGCATAATCCGCTAAGTTTCAGTATATGAAGTaactgtcaagcatggtggtggcagcatcaagcTGTTGGGCCTGTTGAATGGGATAGTGAAGGTGATGGATTAGTTTAAAGTTTTGTGGCTTCACTTCAAGTCAACAGATGGATGTTTCAGATATCCCAAACCCACAACATGACTACTTTTGGCTTAATATGAGCTGTGGTTtgtaaaataccaaaataaatctataatcTGTCCTTAAAATCCCAGCAAAAAAGCATCCAGTGTAGCTGAGCTCTACCAATAATGTCAGTAGCTTTTGACTATGGGTGGATTAGAGAAAAGCTGATGTCTGCCTAATTCCTAATTTTCTACTTCAAGTTGTATGTTGTACAACTTAAAGTTTTCACctataaaaaagaacaagtcAAATGCGTCACTAGcagaccaaaataaaagtgacatttgTTACCATGATGAGTGCATGTGAACGCCTGACTGGAACTGAGCTGTCTTTTCTCTAAACGTGACACTCGGAGTTCGATCGGTACCTTTAGGAGACGTTTTGTCGTCCTGATCGAAGGTTCTTGGAGGTTTGGCAGGAGGAAAGGTGCTCGTCTTTAATGCTGCAGGTGGAACATCAGTTTTTCCCTCTAGCATGACAACTACTGCAAGACTCTCCTCGACACTCTTCTAGTAGCTAAAAgacaaagtgtaaaataaaatcagcattaaAACCCTTCAGATGCTTTTCGTCGAGGACTCTCCAGCCAGATAAGGAGATTGATTATGAAACAGAGCCGCTGCGCTCCTTTATAACACTCTGACATCCACTGAAGTCATTGCAACAGGTCAGCGCCCGTAGTTGCTGGAAAGCAAACGTAGCAGAAACACACGTGTTGAAACTCTGAATAATGTGCCAGGATGGGTTGCTTCATCTTCTTGCACTAATCACACTGTCAGTCTGCGACTGTGAGCAACTTTGACccaaatttaaagaaagtgaATTTCACAAACTAATCGATGTCAGTACACCGGTGTATTGGGGCCATTagagacaggaaaaaaagaggagtaaatTTACGGCAAAAAAACtgatctcagaaatcttctagaaatttttagaaaaaaacttggaaatttctcagtttgaacattttccactttggatctcagaaattttcttgtttttcctagaacatttctgagattgatctcaaactttcagaggttttttacaggaatttactcctcctttttGTCTCTAATGGCCCTAATTTGCCACCATATTTCAGAGCAtaacttaaaatgaaagaaactaaactgtacatttaaaagtaaagaaactaAATCTCTCTGCGTAACAGTACAATCAATGCTAAGGAGTAACAGGAACTTATTTTGCAAGCAAAACTTGACAAAGTCAGTGTCAAAGTAACAGATATCTTTCCTCAATATTGTAATAAAACCAGATTAAGATCTGTTGACTCAGCAAACCCTCACCCGGACTCTGTTTTTAAGATTGCCTATGTCAAGGATTTCTTTTTGGGGTCAAAGATCATAGGAATTACTAAAGTGAAGTTTTGCAACAACATCTTTGCTCCAAATTGTGCAAGTTTATTTGGTAGGGCCTTTAGTATTCATGCCCTCAGGGGTTTTCAGActttgtcacatcacaaccacaaaatttagtatattttgttttaatt
This window encodes:
- the LOC114155163 gene encoding long-chain-fatty-acid--CoA ligase ACSBG2-like, with the protein product MLEGKTDVPPAALKTSTFPPAKPPRTFDQDDKTSPKERKKSVTLMSAELVTMLAPTEMLFTSERNQPVRLRMEGSGPGSEIPITIHQLFLEAVESYGDHPALVFKKNGQTMTLTWRQYYEQCRTAAKSFLKLGLERFHGVGILGFNSPEWFISDIGCILAGGLAAGIYTTNSAEACHYVASNCEANVLVVENQYQLEKILKVKSQLPHLKAIVQYEGELEQKAEFLYTWDQFMKLGENIPNKKLNAVIESLRPNECCSLIYTSGTTGNPKGVMLSHDNITWTARTVSKIINPHCCEEVLVSYLPLSHIAAQMMDIWCSMSLVATAHFAEPDALKGSLVNTLKEVHPTGFLGVPRVWEKIQESMKAVGAKGSALRKRVADWAKAIGLQYSYSAMNGENEVPWGFMLANNLVFKKVRSELGLDRCKLTCTGAAPITKDTLDYFMSLSIPVKELYGMSESSGPHTVSIHEYRIGSVGKVMPGCKTKLENPDADGNGEVCFWGRHVFMGYLNMPDKTTEALDEQGWLHSGDVGKHDEDNFLYITGRIKEIIITAGGENIPPVPIEDAVKLELPIISNAMLIGDKQKFLCMLLTLKCVVDNEGNPTDTLSPEVLDFCRKLNVRTTKVSEVIANKEPALYKVIQEGINQFNKRSTSNAQKIQKWILLEKDFSVNGGELGPTMKLRRPIVAKMYQDKINKLYSR